From a single Sorghum bicolor cultivar BTx623 chromosome 5, Sorghum_bicolor_NCBIv3, whole genome shotgun sequence genomic region:
- the LOC110435303 gene encoding uncharacterized protein LOC110435303, with translation MPSCLLHDMPCLPSSSTSLSRATASLAMAAANLLSGSLLPTPHSKPYPNQPPEPPKSRSPFYLFRKHQILRNFAAYHNALQGLCSIVGYVSHDGKQEALHGTASISYDSPSTWDSTLLGIGQTQKQYYV, from the exons ATGCCGTCATGCCTCCTCCACGACATGCCCTGCTTGCCCTCATCGTCAACGTCGTTGTCACGAGCCACAGCCAGCCTAGCAATGGCGGCGGCGAACTTGCTCTCGGGCTCCCTTCTCCCAACTCCCCACTCCAAACCCTACCCAAACCAACCACCTGAACCACCAAAGTCCCGCAGCCCCTTCTATCTCTTTAGAAAGCATCAGATCCTCCGCAACTTCGCTGCCTACCACAACGCTCTCCAGGGGCTCTGCTCCATTGTTGGGTATGTCAGCCATGACGGTAAACAAGAAGCTCTCCATGGTACAGCGTCAATAAGCTATGACTCACCCTCCACATGGGATTCGACCCTGCTAG GGATCGGACAAACACAGAAGCAATACTATGTCTAG